In Clostridium sp. JN-1, one genomic interval encodes:
- a CDS encoding DUF2213 domain-containing protein: MTKTPEGFLICHNVPIACIGWYPYLGHESGLNDAYDQVIKGYRSPEEVFSSAAIISFEGKKEGVIKKCLKQIQKLSLKKLIQRLRRVRFCCPNL; the protein is encoded by the coding sequence ATGACTAAAACTCCAGAGGGCTTTTTAATTTGTCATAATGTACCGATTGCATGTATTGGTTGGTATCCATATTTAGGGCATGAGTCAGGACTTAATGATGCATATGACCAAGTTATAAAAGGTTATCGCAGCCCAGAAGAAGTGTTTAGTTCTGCTGCAATAATTTCATTTGAAGGAAAGAAGGAAGGAGTAATAAAAAAATGTCTAAAACAGATACAAAAACTATCTTTGAAAAAATTAATTCAAAGGTTAAGAAGAGTCAGATTTTGTTGCCCCAACCTTTGA
- a CDS encoding toxin-antitoxin system HicB family antitoxin: protein MALEDGILIPEPLEEENFSGQFKLRTPKSLHKESKIRAIYIGDVRYEECPVFELNKETNWFEMLKDRTFRYEKECVEEDNDFLIFEVENDEVKLINR, encoded by the coding sequence GTGGCACTTGAAGATGGAATATTGATACCTGAGCCATTGGAAGAAGAAAATTTTTCGGGTCAGTTTAAATTGAGAACGCCTAAATCACTTCATAAAGAATCAAAAATTAGAGCTATATATATTGGTGATGTTAGGTATGAAGAATGTCCAGTTTTTGAACTTAATAAGGAAACAAATTGGTTTGAAATGTTAAAAGATAGAACATTTAGGTATGAGAAAGAATGTGTTGAAGAGGATAATGATTTTTTGATTTTTGAAGTTGAAAATGATGAAGTAAAACTGATAAATCGTTGA
- a CDS encoding AAA family ATPase, with product MKLLFLWVENYRNMIKNQSFNISSSYHIDFDIEFNRLNISKNEGYIDNFYGNNILDITAIVGKNGAGKTTIARYLYDKCDGVQPCYENKKYVSNDKKRILVYERGSNQKGERSKLIIHYYLRDEPIINNPEGIEIELINLKAIQKEELIKAEQEHDITAVYFTNAFEISNVMNNQGLSEFSIGKIHKSLCYTPMLSLQRAFTKLKSHYGAGKADGGAILLDAINQYAQNMTTDFKTPYATAISYNFLIAVRYFLGAIVKLLPVMKDFKLNITEFGEYVKFQENFFGQSPFNQAVMFIRRCIYDHIKRYFKENHWQQMYLNILCEIVLFLNIFTSGYKNKNINFEVLEKDHISLSSREAFEKILEQIADNDENAPKKELIRKIRNVQGVDLNLIREFIELKDGNMQPLRESMWYRQVKNFLNDYNTIANIEIAQTINFGFTQLIELIIEHYNNEETVYGRMLNIIPPHMSSGEVAMINIFATVYSALKKKTSGSILLIIDEIDAFLHPKWQQDILTHITTWINESKQFNKKKVQLVIATHSPIILSDIPKDNIIYLQKPFETTAKDKLTFGANISTLFYDSFFMEQGSIGAIARKQIQWAIDNIRNIDLGIVDQKKLVYIIDNIGDKFLREKLKSYPIYIKAVEEGRDIKW from the coding sequence ATGAAGTTACTGTTCTTGTGGGTAGAAAATTATAGGAATATGATTAAGAATCAATCCTTTAATATTTCAAGCTCTTATCATATTGATTTTGATATAGAGTTTAACAGACTGAATATATCTAAAAACGAGGGCTATATAGATAACTTTTATGGAAATAACATTCTTGATATAACAGCGATAGTAGGGAAAAATGGGGCAGGAAAGACAACAATAGCAAGATATTTATATGATAAATGTGATGGTGTACAACCGTGTTATGAAAATAAAAAATATGTATCTAATGATAAGAAGAGAATTTTGGTTTATGAGAGAGGTAGCAATCAGAAAGGTGAACGAAGCAAACTTATTATACACTACTATTTGCGTGATGAACCAATAATTAATAATCCAGAAGGAATAGAAATAGAACTCATAAATTTAAAGGCAATACAAAAAGAAGAATTAATTAAAGCAGAGCAAGAGCATGATATAACAGCAGTATATTTTACAAATGCTTTTGAGATAAGTAATGTAATGAATAACCAAGGACTATCAGAGTTTAGTATAGGGAAAATACATAAGTCACTCTGTTATACACCAATGCTTTCATTACAAAGGGCATTTACAAAACTGAAAAGTCATTACGGAGCAGGTAAGGCTGATGGTGGAGCGATACTGTTAGATGCAATTAATCAATATGCCCAAAATATGACCACAGATTTTAAAACACCATATGCCACAGCTATAAGCTATAATTTTTTAATAGCAGTAAGATACTTCCTAGGTGCAATAGTAAAACTATTACCTGTTATGAAAGATTTTAAGCTGAATATAACAGAATTTGGTGAATACGTTAAGTTTCAGGAAAACTTTTTTGGACAAAGCCCATTTAATCAGGCAGTTATGTTTATCAGAAGGTGTATTTATGATCACATAAAAAGGTACTTTAAAGAAAATCATTGGCAGCAGATGTATTTAAATATACTCTGTGAAATTGTGTTGTTCCTAAATATATTTACTTCAGGATATAAAAATAAAAATATTAACTTTGAAGTACTTGAAAAAGATCATATTAGCCTTAGTAGTAGGGAAGCATTTGAGAAAATATTAGAACAAATAGCAGATAATGATGAAAATGCACCTAAGAAAGAGTTAATTAGAAAGATAAGAAATGTACAAGGTGTTGATCTTAATCTGATAAGAGAGTTTATTGAGTTAAAAGATGGAAATATGCAGCCACTACGAGAGTCAATGTGGTATAGACAGGTTAAAAACTTTTTAAATGATTATAATACCATTGCAAATATAGAGATTGCTCAGACAATCAACTTTGGATTTACACAACTCATTGAATTAATAATTGAGCACTATAATAACGAAGAAACTGTATACGGAAGAATGCTTAATATTATACCTCCCCATATGTCTTCTGGTGAAGTAGCAATGATAAACATATTTGCTACTGTTTATTCAGCACTAAAGAAGAAAACAAGTGGAAGCATATTATTGATAATAGATGAAATAGATGCCTTTCTACACCCTAAATGGCAGCAAGACATATTAACACACATTACCACATGGATAAATGAATCTAAGCAATTTAATAAAAAGAAGGTTCAATTGGTAATAGCTACACATTCACCAATTATTCTATCAGATATACCGAAGGATAACATCATTTATTTGCAAAAGCCATTTGAAACAACGGCTAAGGATAAGCTTACTTTTGGAGCAAATATTAGCACATTGTTTTATGATTCATTTTTCATGGAACAAGGAAGCATAGGAGCAATAGCAAGGAAACAAATTCAATGGGCAATAGATAACATAAGGAACATTGATTTAGGTATAGTAGATCAGAAAAAGCTGGTGTATATTATTGATAATATAGGAGATAAATTTCTTAGAGAAAAGCTGAAGTCATATCCTATTTATATTAAAGCAGTAGAAGAAGGCAGGGATATTAAATGGTAA
- a CDS encoding DUF3883 domain-containing protein, whose translation MQPILFFNTAWMDFYEGINENTEIYGGGSYVEKYGYGHEIYNFKKINGKVYGYVQPNGRNNLERLGVSKDAEKISGVLLIFTATHKNGGTFIVGWYKNATVYRDYQETTMKERKYLDEYLGYYAEANAEDAVLLNRDERITIFEPIPRGKGGMGHSNVWYADADNMKDFRNRVTKFIDNYKKKKLERKTLLKRCTDIDLKKKVETEAVKKVTDYYSDLGYDVKSVEKDNVGWDLEVKQKRTLLKVEVKGTSSGDVSVELTSNEYKNMNLYKDSYRLAIVTNVLAESVLYVFSFSKEKDNWVDDKGNILEIENIISARCFI comes from the coding sequence ATGCAGCCAATATTGTTTTTTAATACGGCGTGGATGGACTTTTATGAAGGAATAAATGAAAATACAGAAATTTATGGCGGCGGTTCTTATGTTGAAAAATATGGTTATGGTCATGAAATCTATAATTTTAAAAAAATTAATGGTAAGGTATATGGCTATGTACAGCCAAATGGAAGAAATAATCTTGAAAGATTAGGTGTAAGTAAAGATGCAGAAAAAATATCAGGTGTATTACTTATTTTTACAGCAACACACAAGAACGGAGGTACTTTTATTGTAGGTTGGTATAAAAATGCAACAGTATATAGAGATTACCAGGAAACTACAATGAAAGAACGAAAATATCTTGATGAGTATTTGGGTTATTATGCAGAAGCTAATGCAGAAGATGCAGTTTTATTGAACCGAGATGAACGTATTACGATTTTCGAACCAATACCGAGGGGAAAAGGAGGCATGGGACATTCTAATGTATGGTATGCAGATGCTGATAACATGAAGGATTTTCGCAATAGAGTTACAAAATTTATTGATAATTACAAGAAGAAAAAACTTGAAAGAAAAACCTTATTAAAAAGATGCACAGACATTGATTTAAAAAAGAAAGTGGAAACTGAAGCTGTTAAGAAAGTTACTGATTATTATAGTGATTTAGGTTATGATGTTAAATCTGTTGAAAAAGATAATGTTGGATGGGATTTAGAAGTAAAGCAAAAAAGAACATTATTAAAAGTAGAAGTTAAAGGAACATCAAGCGGTGATGTATCAGTTGAGCTAACTTCAAATGAATATAAGAATATGAATTTGTATAAAGACAGTTACAGATTAGCTATTGTAACTAATGTATTGGCCGAATCAGTATTGTATGTATTTTCATTTTCTAAAGAGAAAGATAATTGGGTTGATGATAAGGGTAATATTCTAGAAATTGAAAATATAATATCAGCTAGGTGCTTTATATAA
- a CDS encoding GNAT family N-acetyltransferase, producing the protein MITISRITYDDLSDLSSLYEQLLGKKTNFRKFKDKFAWINSNKNYMLIGAKDNDKNLVGSLLGITCQDLGGECKPFMVVENVIVKNNCRRMGIGKTLMRFIEDFARKEDCYFTMLVSAFKRKDAHKFYESIGYNNDVVKGFKKYL; encoded by the coding sequence TTGATTACTATAAGCAGGATAACATATGATGATCTAAGTGATTTATCAAGTTTATATGAACAACTTTTAGGGAAAAAAACAAACTTTCGAAAATTTAAAGATAAGTTTGCATGGATTAATTCAAATAAAAACTATATGTTAATTGGGGCAAAAGATAATGATAAGAATTTAGTTGGCTCATTGTTAGGTATTACTTGTCAAGATCTTGGAGGAGAATGTAAGCCATTTATGGTTGTCGAAAATGTAATAGTAAAAAATAATTGCAGGAGAATGGGGATTGGAAAAACATTAATGAGATTTATTGAGGATTTTGCTAGGAAGGAAGATTGTTATTTTACAATGCTAGTATCAGCTTTTAAAAGAAAAGATGCACATAAGTTTTATGAATCTATTGGATACAATAATGATGTGGTCAAAGGTTTTAAAAAATACCTATAG
- a CDS encoding helix-turn-helix domain-containing protein: MKLTKKYNEKQLNCYIYDNRYKIGSNLLQFIKDNGYTKSSISKLTGVSILTIDKLIKGEIDNNKILKKQVDKIIIILNIKLEELINYNYEESKGNQKIAASDNAAEEYELSDKDKRIFGFLDDIIDIYEVYSE, from the coding sequence ATGAAATTAACAAAAAAGTATAATGAAAAGCAATTGAATTGTTATATTTATGATAATAGATATAAAATAGGCTCTAATCTGCTTCAATTTATTAAGGATAATGGATATACTAAATCATCAATTTCAAAATTAACCGGTGTTTCAATCTTAACTATTGATAAGCTAATTAAAGGTGAAATAGATAATAATAAAATTCTCAAGAAACAAGTTGATAAAATTATTATAATTCTTAATATAAAACTTGAAGAGTTAATAAATTACAACTATGAAGAATCAAAAGGCAATCAAAAAATTGCCGCATCTGATAATGCAGCAGAAGAATATGAATTAAGTGATAAGGATAAAAGAATATTTGGCTTTTTAGATGATATAATAGATATTTATGAAGTCTATAGTGAATAA
- a CDS encoding VPA1262 family N-terminal domain-containing protein, with protein sequence MGLFDIKEEINYIEICIFAIKKDDNYDSIFTIAKKREGSLYCSIWTKIDGPKHIKLFRITISVDKGHEMLRQIYKDSKYSFSCNKEPIEVNFGKLLKRDPVFFSNETGSTIDKGLWPGNYNKGFYLTQWYRLGFDINKQSLGKIYKFINKYTGMDVENLNDFIGSILYLEEGIKYETDIRFNPDNEKVIFVLKGELNKTERIIIIELNEGKEATRKNLYYLGDKRFIVFDAPFPPTSLGYEIYEKDEKDIWILKAREKHVLIRRIHMDMGIVTGKLIVNTPKGEESEDIVVRDRPIKVNGDCKMQPWINDEYDRIKSNTARHLKDLGSIFVRAVGEDEKKVLMNILKNKIFDSARERLWLWDPYLDDSVIDVIIRMAITNPSMDIRFLLSECEEDTDLSSNNAISILKSMKRSFKIFNSINKFAGNNIEHLKNFKVRNWYKKDRHTFHDRFIISDMSVWSLGSSIKDLGNYHTTIYRMDGELPEEVASEFEKAWEGNFYKMQPNGIEIFPGPSIISRKESVKK encoded by the coding sequence ATGGGACTTTTTGATATAAAAGAAGAAATCAACTATATAGAAATTTGTATTTTTGCTATTAAAAAAGACGATAATTATGACAGTATTTTTACAATTGCAAAAAAAAGAGAGGGTTCCTTATATTGCAGTATATGGACAAAAATTGATGGCCCTAAACATATCAAATTGTTTAGGATTACCATAAGTGTAGATAAGGGACATGAAATGCTAAGACAAATTTATAAGGACAGTAAGTATAGCTTTAGTTGCAATAAGGAACCGATTGAGGTTAATTTTGGAAAACTATTAAAAAGGGATCCTGTGTTTTTTAGTAATGAAACAGGATCTACGATAGATAAAGGCTTATGGCCGGGAAATTATAATAAGGGGTTTTATTTAACTCAATGGTATAGACTAGGATTTGATATAAATAAGCAGAGTCTGGGAAAAATTTATAAATTTATAAATAAATATACTGGGATGGATGTCGAAAATCTTAATGATTTTATTGGTTCTATATTATACCTTGAAGAAGGAATTAAATATGAAACTGATATAAGATTTAACCCTGACAACGAAAAAGTTATTTTTGTTTTAAAGGGAGAATTGAATAAAACTGAAAGAATAATAATAATTGAGCTTAATGAAGGTAAAGAAGCTACACGAAAAAATCTTTACTACCTAGGTGATAAAAGATTCATAGTATTTGATGCTCCTTTTCCACCTACTTCACTTGGATATGAAATTTATGAAAAAGATGAAAAAGATATATGGATTCTAAAAGCAAGAGAAAAACACGTATTAATAAGAAGAATACATATGGATATGGGAATTGTAACTGGAAAATTGATTGTTAATACTCCGAAAGGTGAAGAGTCAGAAGATATTGTTGTTAGAGATAGACCAATAAAAGTAAATGGTGACTGTAAAATGCAGCCATGGATTAATGATGAGTATGATAGAATAAAATCAAATACAGCAAGGCATCTTAAGGATTTAGGTAGTATTTTTGTCAGAGCAGTAGGTGAAGACGAGAAAAAGGTTTTGATGAATATATTGAAAAATAAAATATTTGATAGTGCAAGAGAGCGTTTGTGGTTGTGGGATCCGTATTTAGACGACTCGGTCATTGATGTGATAATACGTATGGCCATAACGAATCCATCAATGGATATAAGATTTTTACTTAGTGAGTGTGAGGAAGATACAGATTTAAGTAGTAATAATGCTATAAGTATACTGAAAAGTATGAAGAGAAGTTTTAAAATATTTAATTCTATAAACAAGTTCGCTGGGAACAATATAGAGCATTTGAAGAATTTTAAAGTAAGAAACTGGTATAAAAAGGACAGACATACATTTCATGATAGGTTTATAATTTCAGATATGTCTGTGTGGAGTTTAGGAAGTTCAATAAAAGACTTAGGAAATTATCACACAACAATCTATCGTATGGATGGAGAACTTCCTGAAGAAGTAGCATCTGAATTTGAGAAGGCTTGGGAAGGTAACTTTTATAAGATGCAACCTAATGGCATTGAAATTTTTCCAGGTCCGTCAATAATAAGTAGGAAGGAGAGCGTTAAAAAATGA
- a CDS encoding HNH endonuclease signature motif containing protein, which translates to MSRYVDKFTEEEKLRVMKAYLVDGLSHRKIQSQILGLPAPDNGGGYVAMDILHYFNIKGDKKGILATKDIDSLIKNATGDYCMTLKKMKAYFEEESKAKNIIKGLNTDNIDNTEIEVLTKQRVGQDELREYILNIYGHKCSLCDIDKDDLLICSHIIPWKIDERNRWNPRNAICLCAQHDKLFDKGYFFLDEDYNIKFGVKADYKIMNLLKGARFREPLENSPDKELLKIHFDSYCK; encoded by the coding sequence TTGTCTAGGTATGTAGACAAGTTTACAGAAGAGGAAAAGCTGAGGGTCATGAAAGCATATTTAGTTGATGGGTTAAGTCATAGAAAAATTCAGTCTCAAATATTAGGGTTACCTGCACCCGATAATGGTGGTGGATATGTTGCAATGGACATTCTTCATTACTTTAATATCAAAGGTGATAAAAAAGGAATTCTTGCAACTAAGGATATAGACTCTTTAATTAAAAATGCAACAGGAGATTATTGTATGACCCTAAAAAAAATGAAAGCTTACTTTGAAGAAGAGAGTAAAGCTAAAAATATAATTAAGGGATTAAATACTGACAACATAGATAATACTGAAATAGAAGTATTAACTAAGCAAAGGGTTGGCCAGGATGAATTACGAGAGTATATTCTTAATATATATGGACATAAATGTTCCTTGTGTGACATCGATAAAGATGATTTGCTAATTTGTAGCCATATTATACCCTGGAAGATTGACGAGAGAAATCGTTGGAACCCCAGAAATGCAATATGTTTGTGTGCCCAACATGATAAATTATTTGATAAGGGATACTTTTTCTTAGATGAAGATTATAATATTAAGTTTGGGGTAAAGGCTGATTATAAAATTATGAATTTATTAAAAGGTGCAAGATTCAGAGAACCTTTGGAGAATTCACCTGATAAAGAATTATTAAAAATTCATTTTGATTCATATTGCAAGTAG
- a CDS encoding DNA glycosylase gives MEQLIEPYEAIDIFKYLIYEWYMKNGRKFLWRETNNPYFILMSEMMLQRTTAQHVKGVYGKFISKYPSLNSLSKADLEDVENILKSLGLRYRCKLLIKAANFIIDNYGGIIPDNKDEILLIPGVGDYVAGMVMNCAFHKREYVVDANITRIFNRVLGLNMKGDICKNKEIIKYASVYFDVDNSREYAYSIIDFGAAICKNMNPLCNTCPINKYGICLFNR, from the coding sequence TTGGAACAGTTAATAGAACCTTATGAGGCAATTGATATATTTAAATATCTAATATATGAATGGTATATGAAAAATGGTCGAAAGTTTTTGTGGAGAGAAACAAATAATCCATATTTTATATTAATGTCTGAGATGATGCTGCAGAGGACAACTGCCCAACATGTTAAGGGAGTATATGGGAAGTTTATAAGTAAATACCCTTCGTTGAATTCCCTTTCAAAGGCAGATCTTGAAGATGTAGAAAATATTTTAAAGTCACTAGGCTTAAGATATAGGTGTAAGCTACTTATAAAAGCGGCAAATTTTATAATAGATAATTATGGTGGCATAATACCAGATAACAAGGATGAAATACTTTTGATCCCCGGAGTTGGCGATTATGTAGCTGGCATGGTAATGAATTGCGCCTTTCATAAACGTGAATATGTAGTAGATGCTAATATAACTAGAATTTTTAATAGGGTGCTTGGCTTAAACATGAAAGGCGATATTTGCAAAAATAAAGAAATTATAAAATATGCATCTGTTTATTTTGATGTAGATAATTCTAGAGAATATGCCTACTCAATAATAGATTTTGGGGCGGCAATATGCAAAAATATGAATCCACTATGTAATACATGCCCTATAAATAAATATGGAATATGTTTATTTAATAGATAA
- a CDS encoding PmeII family type II restriction endonuclease, with protein sequence MEGYEKQEILQKAKLFFKNVIGKNHIKNTKKLVKLKEFKVNPFLITYLANYLTGNNKPESMAKALIYPRVLGTSINTSFGTKIQEFCHEVLEGFASTTSGIDIEFIDSIDNRKKYCQIKAGPDTINKDDVETIVGHFKGVKNLARTNGLKLQYDDLIVGVLYGNKGQLNANYKKIDREHQYPVIVGQDFWHRLTGDEKFYVDLINAFGQVAIEADSTKLLKDTINALAEDIKNSEEFGHLFK encoded by the coding sequence TTGGAAGGGTATGAAAAACAGGAAATTTTACAAAAAGCTAAATTGTTCTTTAAAAATGTAATAGGGAAAAATCACATAAAAAATACCAAAAAGTTAGTAAAATTGAAAGAGTTTAAAGTAAATCCTTTTTTAATAACGTATTTAGCTAATTATTTAACTGGAAACAATAAGCCTGAAAGCATGGCTAAGGCACTTATATATCCGAGGGTTTTAGGTACATCTATAAATACTTCTTTTGGAACTAAAATACAGGAATTTTGTCATGAAGTATTAGAAGGATTTGCATCAACTACTTCTGGAATAGATATAGAGTTTATAGATTCTATAGATAATAGAAAAAAATATTGCCAGATAAAAGCTGGTCCAGATACTATAAATAAAGATGACGTTGAAACTATAGTAGGTCATTTTAAAGGTGTAAAGAATCTTGCGAGGACAAATGGGTTAAAATTGCAATATGATGATTTAATTGTAGGCGTACTCTATGGTAACAAAGGACAGCTTAATGCAAATTATAAAAAAATTGATAGGGAACACCAATATCCCGTAATAGTTGGACAAGACTTCTGGCATCGCCTTACTGGAGATGAAAAGTTTTATGTAGATCTAATAAATGCTTTTGGACAGGTGGCAATAGAGGCAGATTCAACCAAACTATTGAAAGATACAATAAATGCTTTGGCAGAGGATATAAAAAATAGTGAAGAATTTGGCCACTTATTCAAATAG
- a CDS encoding DNA (cytosine-5-)-methyltransferase, producing the protein MERLIVNKEKVRYKMKKLNIKSQSQLAKMMGITKNELSLILSDKFDPIKKNVNLLCNTLDVNFNDIVNIQEEMDLGKLFKDKYDRVNKIEELLDVQYNTIIPVRDYNVLELFAGAGGLALGLEKAGFNAVGLVEIDKYCCNTLKDNRPNWNVIDEDIITVANNGIRNYIGDAEVDLLSGGYPCQSFSYAGKKMGLDDTRGTMFYYYAEILKQVRPKMFLAENVKGLVSHDDGKTLKTMLNVFGEIGYNVEYRVLNAVNYGVAQKRQRVVIIGVRNDLLNIKFKYPKPFDFIPTLKDALRNVPNSEGTQYPEKKKKVLSMVPPGGYWRDLPDDIARNYMGKSYFSGGGRTGMARRISWDEPCLTLTCSPAQKQTERCHPDEVRPFTVREYARIQSFPDTWNFSGSVGQKYKQIGNAVPVNFAKSIGLCIVNALNMLY; encoded by the coding sequence ATGGAACGGTTAATTGTAAATAAAGAAAAAGTTCGTTATAAAATGAAAAAATTGAATATAAAATCTCAGAGTCAACTTGCAAAAATGATGGGAATAACTAAAAATGAACTCTCTCTAATACTATCTGATAAGTTTGATCCAATTAAAAAAAATGTTAACTTATTATGTAATACATTAGATGTAAACTTTAATGATATAGTAAATATCCAGGAAGAAATGGATCTAGGTAAGTTATTTAAAGATAAATATGATAGAGTGAATAAAATTGAAGAACTATTAGATGTACAATATAATACTATAATACCAGTGAGAGATTACAATGTCTTAGAGTTGTTTGCAGGTGCTGGTGGCCTGGCACTTGGACTTGAAAAAGCGGGATTTAATGCAGTAGGATTAGTTGAGATAGATAAATATTGTTGCAATACTTTAAAAGATAATAGGCCAAATTGGAATGTGATTGATGAAGATATAATTACAGTTGCAAATAATGGTATACGAAATTACATAGGAGATGCCGAAGTGGATTTATTATCTGGAGGATACCCATGCCAGTCCTTTAGTTATGCCGGAAAGAAAATGGGTTTAGACGATACACGTGGGACTATGTTCTATTATTATGCCGAAATATTGAAACAGGTAAGGCCGAAAATGTTTCTGGCCGAAAATGTTAAAGGGCTTGTCAGCCATGACGACGGAAAAACCCTAAAAACTATGTTAAATGTATTTGGGGAAATTGGTTATAATGTGGAGTATAGAGTATTAAATGCTGTAAATTATGGGGTGGCTCAAAAAAGACAGAGAGTTGTTATTATAGGTGTAAGAAATGATCTATTAAATATAAAATTTAAATACCCTAAACCATTTGATTTTATTCCGACACTTAAGGATGCACTCAGAAATGTACCAAATTCGGAAGGAACTCAATATCCGGAGAAAAAGAAAAAAGTGCTTAGCATGGTACCGCCAGGAGGATATTGGAGAGACCTTCCAGATGATATTGCCAGGAATTATATGGGAAAAAGTTATTTTTCAGGTGGCGGTAGGACAGGAATGGCGAGGAGGATAAGTTGGGATGAACCATGCCTGACTTTAACATGTTCACCTGCACAAAAGCAAACAGAGAGGTGTCATCCTGACGAAGTTAGACCGTTTACAGTTAGGGAATATGCTAGGATACAAAGCTTTCCAGATACCTGGAACTTTTCTGGCTCTGTAGGTCAAAAATATAAACAGATAGGTAATGCAGTTCCGGTTAATTTTGCGAAATCTATTGGATTGTGTATAGTAAATGCACTAAATATGTTGTACTAA